The Denitrificimonas caeni genome has a segment encoding these proteins:
- a CDS encoding gamma carbonic anhydrase family protein, with protein MSIRIYNEILPQCGARVFVDESAVVIGDVHLAADCSVWPQAVIRGDMHRIRIGARSSVQDGSVLHITHAGPFNPAGYPLDIGEDVTIGHQALLHGCSIGSRVLIGMGSIVMDGARIDDDVVLAAGSLVAPGKHLPSGYLYMGRPAQQVRALSEEEMAYFTYTAGNYVRLKDAYLAQAQPTG; from the coding sequence GTGTCGATTAGAATCTATAACGAAATATTACCACAGTGCGGCGCTCGGGTATTTGTTGATGAAAGTGCAGTGGTGATCGGTGATGTGCATTTAGCTGCAGATTGTTCAGTGTGGCCGCAGGCCGTGATACGGGGTGATATGCACCGTATTCGCATTGGTGCGCGTAGCAGTGTGCAAGATGGCAGTGTGTTACATATCACCCATGCAGGGCCATTTAATCCTGCCGGCTATCCATTGGATATTGGTGAGGATGTGACCATCGGGCATCAAGCGTTATTACATGGCTGCAGTATTGGCTCGCGGGTATTGATTGGCATGGGTTCGATTGTGATGGATGGTGCACGTATCGATGATGATGTGGTTTTAGCAGCCGGAAGCTTAGTGGCGCCGGGTAAGCACTTGCCCAGTGGTTACTTATATATGGGCCGTCCAGCGCAGCAAGTACGCGCCCTTAGCGAAGAAGAAATGGCTTATTTTACCTACACTGCCGGCAACTATGTGCGCCTGAAAGATGCGTATTTAGCGCAAGCCCAGCCAACTGGATAG
- a CDS encoding TrkH family potassium uptake protein, whose protein sequence is MHFAAIGRILGVLLMLFSSSHIPPLLIALYEGGGSSASFAWSFAITLLTGLAIWLPVRRARAELRVRDGYLITALFWIVLGVFGAIPFLLSPSPSMGVSDSLFEAFSGLSTTGATVLTGIDQLPHSILYYRQQLQWLGGMGIVVLAVAIMPMLGVGGMQLYRTEMPGPLKDNKLSPRIADTAKTLWMIYCALTLLCALAYWAAGMDVFDAISHSFSTIAIGGFSTHDASIGYFDSALIELICMFFMAISGMNFALHFLALRSRSLKAYLSDPECLTYLKILAVTFAITAVILMIYDHHANPLLSLRYAAFQVVSVTTTTGFSITDFSGWPSFLPFLLLYTTFIGACAGSTGGGMKVMRVMLLYRQGQREIQRLLHPNGVFTIKLGKRKVPDRVIESVWGFCVVYMVTFFTLMLALLACELDPVTAFSALASCMNNLGPALGDVTAHYGSLPDAAKLILSLAMILGRLEVFSLLILLSPAFWRY, encoded by the coding sequence ATGCACTTTGCCGCAATTGGTCGCATTCTGGGCGTGTTATTGATGCTATTTAGTAGCAGTCATATACCACCACTACTGATTGCTCTCTATGAGGGTGGCGGCTCAAGTGCAAGTTTTGCTTGGTCATTTGCGATTACCTTGCTGACCGGCCTAGCTATTTGGCTACCGGTGCGCCGCGCTCGGGCTGAATTGCGGGTGCGCGACGGTTATTTAATTACGGCCTTGTTTTGGATTGTACTGGGTGTGTTCGGAGCGATTCCTTTCTTACTTTCCCCCAGCCCCAGCATGGGCGTCAGCGACTCTCTGTTTGAAGCATTTTCCGGCTTAAGTACCACTGGTGCCACAGTATTAACCGGTATCGATCAACTGCCGCATTCCATTCTTTACTATCGCCAGCAATTACAATGGCTCGGCGGTATGGGGATTGTCGTCTTAGCAGTGGCAATTATGCCAATGTTAGGTGTAGGTGGGATGCAACTGTACCGCACAGAAATGCCTGGACCACTCAAAGACAACAAACTCTCTCCACGCATTGCTGATACGGCAAAAACTTTATGGATGATTTATTGCGCCTTGACCTTGCTTTGCGCTCTAGCCTACTGGGCGGCTGGCATGGATGTATTCGATGCCATTAGCCATAGTTTCTCCACTATTGCGATTGGTGGTTTTTCTACCCATGATGCCAGCATCGGCTACTTTGATAGCGCGCTGATTGAGCTGATCTGTATGTTCTTTATGGCCATCTCCGGGATGAACTTTGCCCTGCACTTTCTAGCCTTACGCAGCCGCTCCCTGAAAGCTTATTTAAGTGATCCTGAGTGCCTCACCTACCTAAAAATACTCGCTGTCACTTTTGCTATCACCGCGGTCATTTTGATGATTTATGACCATCATGCCAACCCACTGCTATCCCTGCGCTATGCGGCATTCCAGGTGGTCTCAGTCACCACCACCACAGGCTTTAGTATCACTGACTTTAGTGGCTGGCCTAGCTTTTTGCCCTTTTTATTGCTCTACACCACCTTTATTGGTGCCTGTGCCGGCTCCACCGGTGGCGGCATGAAAGTGATGCGAGTGATGCTGTTATATCGCCAAGGGCAACGTGAGATCCAACGCCTGCTCCACCCCAACGGGGTTTTCACCATTAAGTTAGGCAAGCGCAAGGTGCCCGACCGTGTTATTGAATCGGTATGGGGGTTTTGTGTCGTCTATATGGTGACTTTCTTCACCCTGATGCTCGCCTTATTGGCCTGTGAACTTGACCCAGTGACCGCATTTTCGGCATTGGCCTCATGCATGAACAACCTCGGACCGGCACTCGGTGATGTAACTGCGCACTATGGCAGTTTGCCTGATGCAGCCAAGCTGATCCTGAGCTTAGCGATGATACTCGGTCGTCTCGAGGTATTCTCCTTGCTGATTTTACTGTCACCGGCATTTTGGCGTTATTGA
- the trkA gene encoding Trk system potassium transporter TrkA yields MKIIILGAGQVGGTLAEHLASEANDITVVDTDTERLRDLGDRLDIRTVQGHCSFPTILRQAGADDADMLVAVTNSDETNMVACQVAHTLFRTPTKIARVRESAYLTRSELFAPDAIPIDVLISPEQAVTNHIKRLIEYPGALQVLDFADGKAQLVCVRAYYGGPLVGQELRQLREHMPNVDTRVAAIFRRDRPIFPTGDTIIEVDDEVFFIAARIHIRAVMSELRRMEDSYRKVIIAGGGHIGERLAEAIESRYQVKIIEINAARCRYLSDSLDTTVVLHGSASDRDLLVEENIDEVDIFLALTNDDEANIMASLLAKRLGARKVMAIINNPAYADLVQGGAIDIAISPQLATLSTLLTHVRRGDIASVHSLRRGAAEAIEAIAHGDRKSSKVIGRKLSEINLPPATTIGAIIRNDTVLIGSEDLIIQADDHFIIFVVDKKYIRDVERLFQPGLTFF; encoded by the coding sequence ATGAAAATTATTATTCTCGGGGCGGGACAAGTGGGCGGCACCCTAGCTGAGCACCTCGCCAGTGAAGCCAATGATATTACCGTGGTAGACACCGACACTGAACGCTTGCGTGACTTGGGTGATCGCTTAGATATTCGCACAGTGCAGGGGCATTGCTCGTTTCCAACTATTTTACGCCAAGCCGGTGCTGATGATGCTGACATGCTGGTGGCTGTGACCAACAGCGATGAAACCAACATGGTCGCCTGCCAAGTGGCGCACACTTTATTTCGTACACCAACCAAAATAGCCCGAGTACGTGAGTCGGCTTACTTAACCCGTTCCGAGTTATTTGCTCCTGATGCGATTCCGATTGATGTCTTAATCAGCCCTGAGCAGGCCGTCACCAACCATATTAAACGTTTAATTGAATACCCAGGCGCCTTACAAGTCCTCGATTTTGCCGATGGCAAAGCGCAGTTGGTGTGTGTTCGCGCCTATTATGGTGGCCCGCTGGTGGGACAAGAGCTGCGTCAACTGCGGGAGCATATGCCCAATGTAGACACTCGGGTTGCTGCAATTTTCCGCCGTGACCGGCCAATTTTCCCCACTGGCGATACTATTATCGAAGTGGATGATGAAGTGTTTTTCATTGCCGCTCGTATTCATATCCGCGCCGTCATGAGCGAGTTACGGCGCATGGAAGACAGCTACCGTAAAGTCATTATTGCTGGCGGTGGGCATATTGGTGAACGCTTAGCCGAGGCAATTGAAAGCCGCTATCAAGTTAAAATCATTGAAATCAACGCCGCTCGCTGCCGTTATTTATCCGACAGTTTAGACACCACTGTGGTACTACATGGCAGCGCTTCCGACCGCGATCTGCTGGTGGAAGAAAACATTGATGAAGTGGATATTTTCTTAGCCCTGACCAACGATGACGAAGCCAACATCATGGCTTCGCTGCTGGCCAAGCGCTTGGGCGCACGAAAAGTCATGGCGATCATTAATAATCCAGCTTACGCTGACTTGGTCCAAGGTGGCGCCATTGATATTGCGATCAGCCCACAACTGGCGACCCTGAGTACCCTATTGACCCACGTGCGCCGTGGCGATATTGCCAGCGTCCACTCGCTGCGCCGCGGCGCCGCAGAAGCCATTGAAGCCATTGCCCACGGTGATCGCAAATCCAGTAAAGTAATTGGCCGTAAGCTCAGTGAAATCAACTTACCGCCAGCCACCACCATTGGCGCGATTATTCGCAACGATACGGTTTTGATTGGCAGTGAAGACCTTATCATTCAAGCGGATGATCACTTTATTATTTTCGTGGTCGATAAAAAATATATTCGTGATGTAGAACGTCTGTTCCAGCCCGGGCTGACCTTCTTTTAA
- the rsmB gene encoding 16S rRNA (cytosine(967)-C(5))-methyltransferase RsmB: protein MNPRLAAARALTAVLAGKASLASSLPTQLERVSDRDKGLVQELAFGTARWQPRLSALAAALLSKPFRKADQDVEALLLVGLYQLLYTRIPAHAAISETVGCATALKKPWAKGLLNAVLRRAQREAETLLPSLEKDPVVLTAHPRWLQKSLKAFWPDDWLNICNANNSHPPFTLRVNQKQGSRDSYLARLNAAGIAAQATAFSPDGITLAAACEVTALPDFATGAVSVQDEAAQLAAQLLLLEPKQRVLDACCAPGGKTCHILESQADLGEVVAIDLEPQRLQRVEENLARLQLDATLLAGDARATEQWWDGEVFQRILLDAPCSATGVIRRHPDIKLTRQADDIAALAQLQGELLDALWPTLADNGILLYATCSTLPTENTEVIAAFLQRTQDAQELPFTATFGQAQPHGRQLLAQVDGHDGFYYARLIKQAANSSA, encoded by the coding sequence ATGAACCCACGCCTCGCGGCAGCTCGCGCCCTGACTGCAGTACTCGCTGGCAAAGCATCTCTAGCCAGCAGTTTACCCACCCAATTGGAGCGCGTAAGCGACCGCGATAAAGGCTTAGTACAAGAACTCGCTTTTGGTACAGCACGCTGGCAACCACGCTTATCTGCCTTAGCCGCAGCACTATTAAGCAAGCCATTTCGCAAGGCCGATCAAGATGTTGAAGCATTGCTCTTAGTGGGCTTATATCAACTTTTATACACCCGCATCCCTGCCCACGCAGCCATTTCTGAAACTGTTGGCTGCGCCACAGCGCTGAAAAAACCTTGGGCCAAAGGTTTACTCAATGCCGTCTTGCGCCGCGCACAACGGGAAGCCGAAACCCTCTTACCCAGCTTAGAAAAAGATCCGGTAGTGCTTACCGCGCATCCACGCTGGTTACAAAAATCCTTAAAAGCATTTTGGCCAGATGACTGGTTAAACATCTGCAACGCCAATAACAGTCACCCTCCCTTCACCCTACGGGTTAACCAAAAGCAGGGCAGCCGTGACAGTTATTTAGCCCGCCTTAATGCAGCAGGAATTGCCGCCCAGGCCACTGCCTTTAGCCCTGACGGAATTACCTTGGCTGCTGCTTGCGAGGTGACGGCCCTGCCCGACTTTGCTACGGGTGCAGTGAGCGTACAAGATGAAGCGGCGCAACTGGCGGCGCAGCTATTGTTACTCGAACCTAAGCAACGGGTATTGGACGCCTGTTGCGCACCTGGCGGCAAAACCTGCCATATTTTAGAAAGCCAAGCCGACTTAGGTGAAGTGGTTGCCATTGATTTAGAGCCACAACGCTTGCAGCGCGTAGAAGAAAATCTAGCACGCTTACAGCTTGACGCCACTTTACTGGCCGGTGATGCACGGGCTACTGAGCAATGGTGGGACGGAGAAGTTTTTCAGCGTATCTTGCTCGATGCGCCCTGCTCAGCCACAGGTGTTATTCGTCGTCATCCGGATATTAAACTCACCCGTCAAGCGGATGACATTGCCGCTCTGGCGCAATTACAGGGTGAGTTGCTCGATGCTCTGTGGCCGACGTTGGCCGATAATGGCATTTTATTGTACGCCACCTGCTCCACCTTACCCACAGAAAATACCGAAGTGATCGCGGCTTTTTTACAACGCACCCAAGATGCGCAAGAGCTACCGTTCACCGCAACTTTTGGCCAAGCACAACCCCACGGACGCCAGCTCCTTGCCCAAGTCGATGGCCATGACGGCTTTTACTATGCGCGATTGATCAAGCAAGCAGCCAACTCAAGCGCTTAA
- the fmt gene encoding methionyl-tRNA formyltransferase — protein sequence MSSSLRIVFAGTPEFAAHHLQALLNSQHSVVAVYTQPDRPAGRGQKLTPSAVKQLATEHAIPVLQPVNLRSPEAQQELAEFNADLMVVVAYGLILPQAILDTPRLGCINSHASLLPRWRGAAPIQRAIEAGDQETGVTVMQMEAGLDTGPMLLKVSTPISASDTGGSLHDRLATLGPDAVLKAIEGLVDGSITPEKQLDGLATYAHKLNKQAALINWQRPAIELDCQIRAMHPWPVCHSTLAGETLKIHAAELAEGQGQPGEILSASPDGLVVACAEQALRLTHLQLPNGRALAFRDLLNGRQALFAPGQVLGL from the coding sequence ATGTCCTCGTCTTTACGTATTGTGTTTGCCGGTACACCTGAGTTTGCCGCCCATCATTTACAAGCGCTTCTCAACAGCCAACACAGCGTTGTCGCAGTGTATACACAACCTGACCGCCCAGCTGGGCGTGGCCAAAAGCTCACCCCTAGTGCAGTCAAGCAGCTGGCCACTGAGCATGCGATCCCGGTATTGCAACCGGTTAACTTGCGCAGCCCCGAAGCACAGCAAGAGCTGGCGGAGTTCAACGCAGACCTGATGGTCGTGGTGGCTTACGGCTTGATTTTGCCGCAAGCAATTTTAGACACGCCGCGCTTGGGCTGCATCAATAGTCACGCTTCACTCTTGCCCCGTTGGCGCGGCGCAGCACCTATCCAGCGGGCCATTGAAGCCGGTGACCAAGAAACAGGGGTGACCGTAATGCAAATGGAGGCGGGCTTAGACACCGGCCCTATGTTGCTCAAAGTCAGCACCCCGATTAGCGCCAGCGACACGGGAGGCAGTCTCCATGACCGTTTAGCAACGCTTGGCCCAGATGCTGTACTTAAAGCCATTGAGGGTTTAGTTGACGGCAGCATAACCCCAGAAAAGCAGCTGGACGGCCTCGCCACCTACGCGCACAAACTAAATAAGCAAGCCGCATTGATTAACTGGCAGCGCCCAGCCATAGAATTGGACTGCCAAATCCGGGCGATGCACCCTTGGCCTGTATGTCACAGTACTTTGGCTGGGGAAACACTGAAAATCCATGCCGCTGAACTGGCAGAAGGTCAGGGCCAACCAGGCGAGATTCTCAGCGCCAGCCCTGATGGCCTCGTAGTCGCCTGTGCCGAGCAAGCCCTGCGCCTGACCCACTTACAGTTACCCAATGGCAGAGCTTTAGCTTTCCGCGATTTACTCAATGGTCGTCAAGCGCTGTTTGCTCCAGGGCAGGTATTAGGCTTATGA
- the def gene encoding peptide deformylase has protein sequence MAILNILEYPDPRLRTIAKPVTQVDDQVRILIDDMLETMYDAPGIGLAATQVDQHIRLIVMDLSEDKSEPLVFINPDIETLTDDTDLYQEGCLSVPGFYEDVQRPQRVKIRALDRNGEPFELIAEGLLAVCIQHECDHLNGKLFVDYLSSLKRDRIKKKLEKIHRQQKA, from the coding sequence ATGGCAATTTTAAATATTCTTGAATATCCCGATCCTCGACTGCGTACCATAGCTAAACCTGTGACGCAGGTCGATGACCAAGTTCGCATCCTGATTGATGACATGCTCGAAACCATGTACGACGCTCCAGGTATAGGTTTGGCTGCCACACAGGTTGACCAACATATTCGCCTAATAGTTATGGATTTATCTGAAGATAAGTCTGAACCCTTGGTGTTTATTAACCCTGACATTGAAACACTCACTGATGACACCGATCTTTATCAAGAAGGTTGTTTGTCGGTGCCGGGCTTCTACGAAGACGTGCAACGTCCACAGCGCGTTAAAATTCGCGCCTTAGACCGCAACGGCGAGCCTTTTGAGCTGATTGCTGAAGGGTTACTCGCAGTCTGTATCCAACATGAGTGCGACCATTTAAACGGTAAACTCTTTGTGGATTATTTATCGTCGTTGAAACGTGACCGCATTAAGAAAAAGCTTGAAAAAATTCATCGCCAGCAAAAAGCTTAA
- a CDS encoding LysM peptidoglycan-binding domain-containing protein, with translation MRKTLLALLLLASAAVQAQVQLKNGHPDSYTVVKGDTLWDISGKFLSQPWKWPELWHANPQVANPHLIYPGDRLSLVYIDGQPRIMLNRGASRGTIKLSPKVRSTPMAEAIPTIPLEAINSFLLSNRIVNSNAEFSNSPYVVAGSAERVVSGKGDRIYVRGKVADDGIYGIYRQGRTYVDPVTEEFLGINADDIGTGEIVAVEGDIGTMALTRTTQEVRNADRLFPTEERAINSTFVPSEPQETINGLILDVPRGVTQIGQFDVVTINKGARDGLVEGNVLAVYKTGETVRDRVSGESVKIPDERSGLLMIFRTYDKLSYGLVLHANRQLAVLDKVQNP, from the coding sequence ATGAGGAAAACATTACTTGCTTTGTTACTACTTGCTAGCGCAGCAGTACAAGCACAAGTACAGTTAAAAAATGGCCACCCTGATAGCTATACAGTAGTGAAAGGTGACACTTTATGGGACATATCCGGTAAGTTTTTGAGTCAACCGTGGAAGTGGCCAGAGCTTTGGCACGCGAATCCGCAAGTTGCCAATCCGCATTTGATTTATCCAGGTGATCGCTTAAGCCTAGTATACATTGATGGGCAGCCGCGCATCATGCTCAATCGCGGTGCGAGTCGTGGCACTATTAAGTTATCCCCTAAAGTACGCAGCACGCCAATGGCTGAGGCTATCCCAACGATCCCTTTAGAGGCTATTAATAGTTTTTTGCTGAGCAACCGTATTGTGAACAGCAATGCTGAGTTCAGTAACAGCCCTTATGTGGTGGCTGGCAGTGCAGAACGAGTGGTGAGTGGTAAGGGTGACCGTATTTATGTGCGCGGCAAGGTGGCTGATGATGGCATTTATGGTATTTATCGCCAAGGCCGCACTTACGTTGATCCTGTGACTGAAGAGTTTCTTGGTATTAATGCGGACGATATTGGTACTGGTGAAATTGTTGCTGTAGAGGGCGACATTGGCACCATGGCGTTAACCCGTACCACACAAGAAGTGCGTAATGCCGACCGTCTTTTTCCCACTGAAGAGCGGGCGATTAACTCAACTTTCGTACCCAGCGAGCCACAAGAGACTATTAATGGTTTGATTTTGGATGTGCCGCGCGGGGTGACGCAAATTGGTCAGTTTGATGTGGTCACTATTAATAAAGGTGCCCGCGACGGATTGGTTGAGGGCAATGTTTTAGCTGTTTATAAAACCGGTGAAACAGTGCGTGACCGCGTCAGTGGTGAGTCAGTGAAGATTCCAGATGAGCGTTCGGGTTTGCTGATGATCTTCCGTACCTATGACAAGCTGAGTTATGGCTTGGTGTTGCATGCAAATCGTCAGTTGGCGGTACTGGATAAGGTGCAAAACCCTTAA
- the dprA gene encoding DNA-processing protein DprA, translating to MSSPCSPAELEARLRLHSLPEIGPQRFYRLLKVFASASAAWSAPGAAWRSLGLPQTSVDARRSEEIREQALQALRWLENSQHHLLLHDSPNYPALLKETAGAPPLLFVQGDAAILEQPQIAIVGSRRATRPGLDTAHSFARSLAKGGFVVTSGLALGVDAAAHQGALAVQGATVAVVGTGLKRIYPARHRDLLQEIVAQGGAVVSELALDSAPHASHFPRRNRIISGLALGVLVVEASPSSGSLITARLAAEQGREVYAIPGSIHAPGARGCHQLIRNGATLIETVDDILESLQGWQRIGAVEPPPLQTALELQHPLLELLKVRPLDTEGLVDLSELPLQEVLGLLTELEIDGRVSREGGFWLYNS from the coding sequence ATGTCGTCGCCTTGCTCACCAGCCGAACTTGAAGCGCGTTTGCGCTTGCACAGCCTCCCAGAGATTGGACCGCAACGATTTTATCGGTTGCTGAAAGTGTTTGCTTCCGCCAGCGCCGCATGGAGCGCTCCCGGTGCGGCTTGGCGCTCCCTAGGGTTACCACAAACAAGCGTCGATGCACGGCGCAGTGAGGAGATCCGTGAGCAAGCTTTGCAGGCCTTACGCTGGTTGGAAAACAGTCAGCATCACCTGTTGCTACATGACTCACCCAATTATCCTGCATTATTAAAAGAAACTGCTGGCGCACCGCCGCTGCTGTTTGTACAAGGTGATGCGGCTATTTTGGAGCAACCGCAAATTGCTATTGTGGGCAGTCGTCGCGCCACTCGACCGGGTCTGGATACTGCCCATAGTTTTGCTCGCAGCCTAGCCAAGGGTGGCTTTGTGGTAACCAGTGGCTTGGCTTTAGGTGTGGATGCGGCAGCGCACCAAGGTGCATTGGCTGTACAGGGAGCAACTGTTGCTGTGGTGGGTACTGGGCTCAAGCGTATTTATCCGGCACGGCACCGCGATTTATTGCAGGAAATTGTTGCGCAGGGTGGTGCTGTGGTTTCAGAGCTGGCCCTCGATAGTGCGCCTCACGCCAGTCATTTCCCGCGGCGCAATCGTATTATCAGTGGCTTAGCGTTGGGTGTGCTGGTGGTTGAAGCCAGCCCTTCCAGTGGCTCGCTGATCACTGCTCGTTTAGCGGCGGAGCAAGGCCGCGAGGTATATGCCATTCCCGGTTCTATTCATGCCCCTGGCGCGCGCGGCTGCCATCAACTGATTCGTAATGGTGCAACTTTAATTGAAACAGTTGATGATATTTTAGAGTCACTGCAGGGCTGGCAGCGGATTGGTGCTGTTGAGCCACCGCCGCTGCAAACTGCGCTTGAGTTGCAGCATCCATTACTGGAGCTGCTTAAAGTACGCCCGCTCGATACAGAAGGGCTGGTTGATCTCAGCGAGTTACCTCTGCAGGAAGTGTTGGGTTTGCTGACAGAGTTGGAGATTGATGGGCGGGTCAGTCGTGAGGGTGGTTTTTGGCTGTATAATTCTTAG
- a CDS encoding L-threonylcarbamoyladenylate synthase, producing MTSAWQIQQVAKKVRQGAVIAYPTEAVWGLGCDPFNATAVTRLLALKERPMHKGLILVAADIEQLAWLLEGLSDSALAQLKQSWPGPNTWLVPHHNRVPEWISGEHDTVAVRVSAHPLVVQLCAATGPLVSTSANPSGLLPAKSRLRIEQYFHGQLDAVLSGELGQHSKPSTIRDLRSGKVLRSA from the coding sequence ATGACCAGCGCTTGGCAGATCCAACAGGTTGCAAAGAAAGTTCGACAAGGCGCAGTAATTGCCTACCCTACAGAGGCGGTGTGGGGGTTAGGCTGTGATCCGTTTAATGCCACAGCTGTAACGCGCTTGCTGGCTTTAAAAGAGCGTCCCATGCATAAGGGCCTGATTTTAGTGGCCGCAGATATTGAGCAGTTGGCCTGGTTGCTTGAGGGCTTGAGTGACAGTGCGTTAGCGCAATTAAAGCAAAGTTGGCCAGGGCCTAATACGTGGTTAGTGCCGCATCATAATCGTGTGCCTGAGTGGATTAGTGGTGAGCATGACACTGTGGCGGTGCGGGTCAGTGCTCACCCTTTAGTGGTGCAGTTGTGTGCTGCAACAGGCCCCTTGGTCTCCACCTCGGCCAACCCCAGTGGTTTATTACCGGCTAAAAGTCGCCTACGCATTGAGCAGTATTTTCATGGTCAACTGGATGCGGTCTTAAGTGGCGAGCTGGGACAGCACAGCAAACCCAGCACCATTCGCGACTTGCGTAGCGGCAAGGTGCTGCGTTCTGCTTAA